GCCGTGGGCTCAAAAGTCAAACGGCTTGCGCGGCGGGGGGCGCGTCGAGCTTGAGCTCCAGGGCGCGCATCTGCTCGCGCAGGACGGACCGGAAGGTCCTGAGATCGACGAGGTTTTCCTCCGTGGGCGGGACGTCCCAACGGGTCATCGGGGCCATCACCAGAAACACCTTGTCCATGAATTCTCCGAAAATCTCGCGATGGACGCCCCCCCAATCCCGGCCCGACAAGATCGAAAGACCCCGGCCGAAGTCCTGGAACATCCGCAGCATGCGTCCGAGATGGCGGGCCGTCAGGCGATGTCGGATCTCGTCAATGTGCCCCCATTCCTTGGGATCGACCGTGTAAGGCACCTGGAAATATTCCTGGTCGTAGGCGGTCAGGGAGGAACGGAGCTCCCTCAAAAACAGGGCGCCGATCTTGGAGGCCAGGGCCCTTGCATCGGATTCATCCGTCACGGCCCAGTTGAGCGCCACGAGATTGAGGTCACGGAGCTCCCCGAACGGACGGGTCTTGACCGCCCAATATTTTTGCAGACCGCGAACGAGCAGCGTCGCCGCCCCGGCCGCCAGTGCCAGGCCCCCGAACTCCTCCAGGCTCATGCCCAAGAACGGTAAGCCTCCGAAGAGAGCCCCCTGGCTGAAAAGACCCTGCCGCTCCCCCGGCCGCGTCATGGATTGGAACCGTCCGAAGGCCGCAGCGGAATCCTGCGCCGCGTCGGCGGGCGGGGTCGCAGGCGCCGCGGACGGCAAGAACCGGCTCAAGAATGAGGGGACGGGCCCGATGATCATGAATTCTCCAAAACAGGCCTCTTTTCGGTCGCCTGAGGGAAAAGTTGCAACTTTTCCAAAATTCCGCCGATAGGGGCCGCGATATGGTTTTCAACCCTTTTACCGGCGTTTCGAACTTTCAGGCGGCCTTGTCGGGCCGGCTGGCCCAACTCTCGCAGACTCTCGCCTCAGGCGTCTTGGAGCGCGTCAACGCCCTTCCGCATTGGCAGTCGGCCGTCGTGGAGAGGCCGACCACCTTGGGGGATCTCGCGCGCCCGCTCGTGGCGTTTCACTTCATGATGAACCCCACGTTTGGAGGGGCGATCTGCCGCGTCCTGAGGCTCGATCCGCGGTCCGTCTACCGGAGGGAGATCCGGGCGGATCGTCTCCTTCCCCTCCGGGACACCCTTCCGCTGACCTTGACCGATCACATCCATTCGGTCCCGGCCGCCAAGATCGTCCTGCTCCTCCAGAAGCATCCCAAAGTCCGCCTTTTCATTGCTCGAGAAAACCGCGCCGAGGCGCGTTTGACCGCCTCCATCATCGGCATCCTCCTCATGGGGATCAAACAGGGCGAAAATGTCACCTTCCGCGCCGAGGGCGAAGGGGCCGCCGAGGTCCTGCGCCAGATACGAAAGTACAACGCCGCCGAGTGGTTCAACGGGGACCGTCGGCGATCCCGGGTCGATTTCCGCGATATCCAGGGGACCGACGTGGGCGGCATCGTCCGGCAGGTCTTGGAAGTCATGCGAGAGTTCGAGGAAGACGAGCTGGCGGCCATCTATCATCCGGAAACGCGCCGCCTCATCGTCGGCCACATCCTCAGCACCCACCGTGAGATCGCGAAATCCGCGGGTTTTGGCGACTCCGATTCTTATCTCCGGTTGAATCTCGACGCCCGGGGCGGGCGCCTCCAGGCCTGCTTTGGGCCGGGCAAGGACGAAGAGAGCAAGGAAGGAAGGGACCAACTCCAAGTCTGGCTGGCGGAACTTTTCCGGGGCGTCAATGTCCCCCCATTTTGAGTGACTGAATATTCGAACGTACCCGTCTTGGAAGTGACTTCGAAAACCGGCAATCCCATCCACTAAGCCGGGAGAAACGTCTCGTATTTTTTTTACCAACTTTGCTCATGCCGCCCGTTTGAACGACCATTTAAACTCGTAATTCAACATCGCGGCGATCTCGATGAGCCGAGAGAGTTCCTTCTTGTAGTTTGTCGTATCCAATAACCGCGACAACTGGGACATGGAGGTACCAAGGCGTCTTGCCAATTCACGTTTCGGAACTTTGGCTTCCCGGATGAGCTGATTCAGCAGCTTCGTCATTTCATAGAGTGTGTTTTCACGGACGTATTCGGGATTTTGGACGATGTGCAACGGTTGATCGTAAGGCACGTATTCCTTTTTCCCGTTATTAAGAGTGAAATAGAAAGAATGTCTTCCCACCTCGGGATCTGGTCCGACCTCAACGACTTTGTCATGAATACCCAGGGCCGAATAAGGACAGTCCACCTTCAACCCCGAGGTATATTCCAAGTGAAAGGCTCGCTTCTTATTGTCAAACCCAACTTTTTTGAACTTGTTATGTTTCATGTAATAACCCCTTCATTCACCAGCGACCTTAAGATCTTGCGTAATCTTCGGCTGACTTTTCCTTTCATCACCGTCAAGGCTTCATCCAGTTCCATTTTGGCGATCAATTTGCCGTCTTTCAGCACATGGACATGCCGCGGCGGATGATCGCCGACCCAAAACTCAAAGATATAACCGCCCCGCTTGATCCTGCCCACACAGCCTCCAATATGATACCTTTTACGGTATCGCTTGTCAAAACCCTCAAACTGACTGTTTGTGCCAGGCAAGACCTGTGCCAATGGGGCTGGCTCAAAATGCATGGAGAACTTTGGGTCTGACGGGATTGTTGAGTTCGACTTTTCGGACGGGGAGGTTTGAATTTTGGACGGTGATCCGGGAGTCGCAGTTTAGTCCCTCGCGAAACCGATTTTCCTGGCGTTTGATAACGGCGGAGCCATCAGCTGCCGGATGGCGTCGAAGACGGCCTTGAATTGGGAGTCGTATTTCTTTTCCAGTTCCGCAAGTTTCCGAGCAAGGTCCTTGTTTGAGGACAACAACTGCCGCAGACGAACAAAGGCCCGCATAATTTCGATGTTAACGTGGATGGCGCGATTGCTATTCAGAACGCCCGACAACATCGCGACTCCTTGTTCCGTAAAAACGTACGGCAGGTATTTCCGGTGTTTACCCCGACCCAGCTTTAAGATCGCAAAATGC
This sequence is a window from bacterium. Protein-coding genes within it:
- a CDS encoding HPr family phosphocarrier protein, yielding MVFNPFTGVSNFQAALSGRLAQLSQTLASGVLERVNALPHWQSAVVERPTTLGDLARPLVAFHFMMNPTFGGAICRVLRLDPRSVYRREIRADRLLPLRDTLPLTLTDHIHSVPAAKIVLLLQKHPKVRLFIARENRAEARLTASIIGILLMGIKQGENVTFRAEGEGAAEVLRQIRKYNAAEWFNGDRRRSRVDFRDIQGTDVGGIVRQVLEVMREFEEDELAAIYHPETRRLIVGHILSTHREIAKSAGFGDSDSYLRLNLDARGGRLQACFGPGKDEESKEGRDQLQVWLAELFRGVNVPPF
- a CDS encoding helix-turn-helix transcriptional regulator, with the translated sequence MKHNKFKKVGFDNKKRAFHLEYTSGLKVDCPYSALGIHDKVVEVGPDPEVGRHSFYFTLNNGKKEYVPYDQPLHIVQNPEYVRENTLYEMTKLLNQLIREAKVPKRELARRLGTSMSQLSRLLDTTNYKKELSRLIEIAAMLNYEFKWSFKRAA
- a CDS encoding DUF4160 domain-containing protein; the protein is MGRIKRGGYIFEFWVGDHPPRHVHVLKDGKLIAKMELDEALTVMKGKVSRRLRKILRSLVNEGVIT
- a CDS encoding ORF6N domain-containing protein, whose amino-acid sequence is MAEIDQPIPVDQIEHLILWVRGCKVILDSNLAELYGVPTFRLNEQVKRNRKRFPSDFMFQLTAEEAQSLRSHFAILKLGRGKHRKYLPYVFTEQGVAMLSGVLNSNRAIHVNIEIMRAFVRLRQLLSSNKDLARKLAELEKKYDSQFKAVFDAIRQLMAPPLSNARKIGFARD